In the Nitrospirota bacterium genome, ATGGCTTACAATATGAAATCCCTAAATTTCAGCGGGATTATTCCTGGGAGACGGAGCATTGGGATGATCTGTGGCAGGATATACGCTCATTAAACTCTGATGAATCCGAGCATTATATGGGCTATCTTGTGCTGCAAAGTTCGGATAATAAAAATTTTCAGGTAATTGATGGACAACAAAGGCTTACTACTTTGAGCATACTTGTCCTTGCGGTTTTAAAGTGTCTGCAGGAGTTGGCGGATAAAGGAATCAGCACTGAACAGAATCTCAGGCGCAAAGAAGCGTTGAGGAGTAGTTATATAGGTTACTTAGATCCTGTAACACTTATTTCCCAAAATAAGCTGAAACTGAATCGCAACAATGATGATTATTACAGAAACTATCTTGTGCCTCTCCAAAGCCTGCCTCTCAGAAAAATAAATGTTTCAGAAAAGCAAATGAGAGGCTGCTTTGAATGGCTATACGAAAGGATCAAAAAAGAGTATGTCACCGGTGAATCGCTGGCAGGCTTTGTAGACACTATCGTTGATAAACTTTTCTTTACAGTAATCAAGGTCTCTGATGAATTAAATGCCTTCAAGGTTTTTGAAACACTTAATGCAAGGGGCGTGAAGCTTTCGTCATCCGACTTGCTGAAAAATTATCTGTTTTCAGTGGTAGACGCCACCAATCCCCACAAATCGGAATTGGATAAAATGGAATCGTTATGGAGTAAGGTCATCGGCAAGCTTGGGAGTGAAAAATTTCCAGAGTTCCTGAGATGTTACTGGAACAGTCTCAACAAAACAGTCAGAAAGAATGACCTCTTCAAGGCTATCAGGAAAGATATTAAAACAAAAGGAGATGCCTTTTCTCTGATTCGCGCATTGGACAATAATGCAGATGTATACATGGCACTGCAAAATCCTGAAGATGACCTTTGGAAGGGCAAACAGGAAATTTCAAGTTATCTGAGAGACCTTAAAATGTTTCAGATTAGACAGCCTTTTTCGCTTCTTATGGCCGCTTATAACTCACTGGAGGAATTAGAGTTCAGACGTGCTTTAAAGGCATGTTCTATAATTTCATTCCGCTATAATGTCATTGGAGGTCTGAACCCGAATGAACAGGAAATCGTTTATAATGCAGCCGCATTGAGCATCCGGAAGAACAGAGTGTTTAATATTGGTGACTTGCGGGATATTTATCCCGAGGATGAACGCTTTGAGAATGAGTTTGCCGGTAAGATTTTTAAAAGCACACCCAGGAATCACAAAATTGTAAAATATATCTTTGCTGAGATTGAGAGGTATAAGTATCATACGGATATAGATCAAAACAGTGACCTTTATACAGTTGAACATATAATTCCGGAAAGTGCCCCTGACAATATACCCGACAATACAATTGGTTCATGGAGTTATCTTGGAGATGATGTCATTGAGAGATGTGTTTATCGTTTGGGAAATCTGACCCTTTTAGAAAAAGCACTGAATAAAGAAAGCGGAACAGAAGGTTTTGATAATAAGAGAGTTGTTTACCCCAGAAGCAGCATTCAATTAACCCGGACTATAGCTGAATATTATAGTGAATGGACAGAAGAAAATATATCTAAGAGACAAGCCCGCATGGCTATTGAAGCCAAATCAATATGGAGGTTACAGTTCTGATTTATGAAACTCCACTTCGACAGCAATCAGGAATATCAGATAGAGGCCGTAAGAGCCGTCACGGATCTTTTTGAGGGGCAGCCTTTGAGCGGCGGGGGATTTGAATTTTCATTGACCAAAGCCGGTGTATTGCTTTCTGAGAACGGCATGGGAAATAGACTGACATTGACTGAGGGGCAGGTATGGGAGAATTTAAAGCAGATACAGAAGCGGAATGATATTACTTCACCCAAGGTACCTCTCCTTGAAAATGAGAGCGGTGAATTCCGTATCCCATACGGGATGAATTTCTCTGTGGAGATGGAGACAGGCACGGGTAAAACTTATGTGTATCTGCGCACCATCTATGCATTGAACAAACTCTATGGTTTCAAGAAGTTTATTATTGTTGTCCCATCAATTGCCATCCGTGAAGGGGTCTTGAAAAATCTGCAAATCACACATGAACACTTTCAGACCTTATATGACAAGGCACAGATCAATTATGATGTATATGACAGCAGGAAGGTCTCCAATCTAAGGGGCTTTGCCTGTAATAATGCCATTCAGATTCTGGTTATAAACATTGATGCCTTTGCCAAAGATGAAAACATCATCAACAAACCCAATGACAAGCTCACAGGCAAAAGGCCTGTTGAATTCCTCCAAAGCACCAACCCGATTGTGATTGTGGATGAGCCGCAGAATATGGAGACAGAAATACGTAAAAAGGCGATTGAAAATCTCAATCCGCTTTGCA is a window encoding:
- a CDS encoding DUF262 domain-containing protein, which codes for MKGIRDTSSETYRQLMGNGLQYEIPKFQRDYSWETEHWDDLWQDIRSLNSDESEHYMGYLVLQSSDNKNFQVIDGQQRLTTLSILVLAVLKCLQELADKGISTEQNLRRKEALRSSYIGYLDPVTLISQNKLKLNRNNDDYYRNYLVPLQSLPLRKINVSEKQMRGCFEWLYERIKKEYVTGESLAGFVDTIVDKLFFTVIKVSDELNAFKVFETLNARGVKLSSSDLLKNYLFSVVDATNPHKSELDKMESLWSKVIGKLGSEKFPEFLRCYWNSLNKTVRKNDLFKAIRKDIKTKGDAFSLIRALDNNADVYMALQNPEDDLWKGKQEISSYLRDLKMFQIRQPFSLLMAAYNSLEELEFRRALKACSIISFRYNVIGGLNPNEQEIVYNAAALSIRKNRVFNIGDLRDIYPEDERFENEFAGKIFKSTPRNHKIVKYIFAEIERYKYHTDIDQNSDLYTVEHIIPESAPDNIPDNTIGSWSYLGDDVIERCVYRLGNLTLLEKALNKESGTEGFDNKRVVYPRSSIQLTRTIAEYYSEWTEENISKRQARMAIEAKSIWRLQF